A window from Deltaproteobacteria bacterium HGW-Deltaproteobacteria-18 encodes these proteins:
- a CDS encoding putative sulfate exporter family transporter has translation MAQDSNVVIDHGKSQWSDLWKKEDFLAIWLGFIIIAVCILAYTTYGPKAEFAEKIAAANQIQEAELAKAPFKTIAWHNAQDSKSKLKGSSSAFGKFASHWTKKPGSWKTNPMDSLIRSESQAKALNEKGMPKYEEAKGKLEAALAAAVVAEEAAAGASFQNQALNDEAAAKIAEWRDAHKAAGDAKKKVENKPYNHIPTLIGLCIFIALIFGAGIAMMGKSAPAFLQGFVMVFLVAVLAYILGGQAISKQYGFGAEAWGVLLGMVIANTVGTPKWVLPACEVEFFIKTGLVLLGAEVLFNKIVAIGTPGIFVAWVVTPVVLVCTYIFGQKVLKMPSKTLNVVISADMSVCGTSAAIAAAAACRAKKEELTLSIGLSLVFTAIMMIAMPAFIKAVGIPEILGGAWMGGTIDSTGAVAAAGAFLGQKAMYVAATIKMIQNVMIGVTAFCIAVYWCTKVDCVAGKTVGAGEIWHRFPKFVLGFIAASIIFSILDQSMGKDLGGAVVDQGIVRGGTRLLRGWFFALSFAAIGLSTNFRELAKYFKGGKPLILYVCGQSLNLVLTLAMAYLMFYVVFPEITAKI, from the coding sequence ATGGCGCAAGACAGCAACGTCGTCATCGACCATGGCAAGAGTCAGTGGTCGGATCTATGGAAAAAAGAGGATTTCCTGGCCATCTGGCTCGGATTTATCATCATTGCCGTGTGCATCCTGGCGTACACGACTTACGGGCCCAAGGCCGAGTTCGCCGAAAAGATCGCGGCCGCCAACCAGATCCAGGAAGCGGAACTGGCCAAGGCTCCGTTCAAGACCATCGCCTGGCACAATGCCCAGGACTCCAAGAGCAAGCTCAAAGGCTCCAGTTCCGCCTTCGGCAAATTTGCATCCCACTGGACCAAGAAGCCCGGTTCCTGGAAGACCAATCCCATGGACTCCCTGATCCGTTCCGAATCCCAGGCCAAGGCCCTGAACGAAAAGGGCATGCCCAAGTACGAAGAGGCCAAGGGCAAGCTTGAGGCGGCTCTTGCCGCTGCCGTGGTCGCGGAAGAGGCTGCGGCCGGCGCATCCTTCCAGAACCAGGCCCTCAATGACGAGGCAGCGGCCAAGATTGCCGAGTGGCGCGACGCACACAAGGCCGCCGGGGATGCCAAGAAGAAGGTCGAAAACAAGCCCTACAACCACATCCCGACTCTTATCGGCCTGTGCATATTCATCGCGCTCATTTTCGGGGCCGGCATTGCCATGATGGGCAAGAGCGCGCCTGCATTCCTGCAGGGCTTTGTGATGGTTTTTCTGGTCGCCGTTCTGGCGTACATTCTCGGCGGACAGGCCATCTCCAAGCAGTACGGCTTTGGCGCTGAAGCCTGGGGCGTGCTCCTGGGCATGGTCATCGCCAACACCGTAGGCACGCCCAAGTGGGTGCTTCCGGCCTGCGAGGTGGAGTTCTTCATCAAGACCGGTCTTGTTCTTCTGGGTGCCGAGGTGCTCTTCAACAAGATCGTGGCCATCGGCACGCCCGGCATCTTCGTGGCCTGGGTTGTGACCCCCGTGGTTCTCGTCTGCACCTACATCTTCGGCCAGAAGGTGCTGAAGATGCCCTCCAAGACGCTCAATGTCGTCATCTCCGCCGACATGTCCGTGTGCGGCACCTCCGCCGCCATCGCAGCCGCGGCGGCCTGCCGGGCCAAGAAGGAAGAGCTGACCCTGTCCATCGGCCTGTCCCTGGTCTTTACCGCCATCATGATGATCGCCATGCCGGCCTTCATCAAGGCCGTGGGCATCCCGGAGATTCTGGGCGGCGCCTGGATGGGCGGCACCATCGACTCCACCGGCGCCGTGGCCGCTGCCGGCGCGTTCCTGGGCCAGAAGGCCATGTACGTGGCCGCGACCATCAAGATGATCCAGAACGTCATGATCGGCGTGACCGCGTTCTGCATAGCCGTCTACTGGTGCACAAAGGTTGACTGCGTGGCCGGGAAGACTGTTGGTGCTGGCGAAATCTGGCACCGTTTTCCCAAGTTCGTGCTCGGTTTTATCGCCGCATCCATCATCTTCTCCATCCTGGATCAGAGCATGGGCAAGGACCTTGGCGGCGCAGTCGTCGATCAGGGCATTGTTCGCGGCGGCACCAGACTGCTGCGCGGCTGGTTCTTCGCGCTGTCTTTTGCGGCCATCGGCCTGTCCACCAACTTCCGCGAGCTGGCCAAGTACTTCAAGGGCGGCAAGCCGCTCATCTTGTATGTCTGCGGTCAAAGCCTCAATCTTGTACTGACTCTGGCCATGGCCTACCTCATGTTCTACGTGGTCTTCCCCGAAATCACGGCCAAGATCTAG
- a CDS encoding ABC transporter encodes MRIFLLCLILFALAGCATNGQHQPGPFQAPVHRGLPEDPTLERHFQVHDPWEGFNRNMYHFNAQLDRYVYLPVVRTYEAILPDSVQQGVSNVFNNLKEIPIFVNSVLQGKAKKASVSLGRFVFNTTIGLGGIFDVLGNGGIPQEDEDFGQTLGFWGVSAGPYLVLPVFGPSGVRDTGGVFVDAAMTINPSYGLFQDMGWIARESASTGVYGVKAVDARHQVKFRYYETGSPFEYQLVRFIYTKKRELDIEK; translated from the coding sequence ATGCGCATATTTCTACTCTGCCTTATCCTCTTCGCACTGGCCGGATGCGCTACCAACGGACAGCACCAGCCCGGTCCCTTTCAGGCCCCCGTTCACCGCGGCCTCCCGGAAGACCCGACCCTGGAGCGGCATTTTCAGGTCCATGATCCCTGGGAGGGATTCAACCGCAACATGTACCATTTCAACGCCCAGCTCGACCGCTATGTCTATCTGCCGGTGGTCAGAACCTACGAAGCAATCCTGCCCGACAGCGTTCAGCAGGGCGTTTCGAATGTTTTCAATAACTTGAAAGAAATACCGATTTTTGTGAACTCTGTCCTGCAAGGCAAGGCCAAAAAGGCTTCGGTCTCGCTGGGCCGCTTTGTCTTCAACACGACCATCGGCCTGGGCGGCATCTTCGACGTGCTCGGCAATGGAGGCATCCCGCAGGAAGACGAGGATTTCGGACAGACCCTGGGTTTCTGGGGCGTGTCGGCCGGTCCGTATCTGGTGCTCCCGGTGTTCGGACCCTCCGGGGTGCGCGACACGGGAGGCGTGTTCGTGGATGCGGCCATGACCATAAACCCTTCCTACGGCCTCTTCCAGGACATGGGCTGGATTGCACGTGAGTCGGCGTCCACCGGCGTATATGGGGTCAAAGCCGTCGATGCGCGGCACCAGGTCAAGTTTCGTTATTACGAGACGGGAAGCCCATTTGAATATCAGCTGGTGCGTTTCATCTATACCAAGAAACGCGAGCTCGACATCGAGAAATAG
- a CDS encoding alpha/beta hydrolase has translation MHRALLLCLFVLAAFAPASAYEYPFKNPYEATVLGTLPRDEFPLDSLRPATLRDLNPLSDLGVVRGSEFLLHERPVPEILWYDDTLQYSVALQRNVAPLLFIIAGTGSSYDSANCRFLQAVFHRAGYHVVSLSSPTYPNFVVSASTTQVPGFIPQDVADLYQSMDAIVNEIGRDRISSYNLTGYSLGGTQSAFLAELDTREKRFGFDRVMLLNPAVSLLTSATILDHLLSDNVADRTEAARVVADLVSDLSAAYRDSDEVNFGDEFLFALHDSRSISEKDLKILIGVAFRVSLASMVFTSDVCTGAGYISPRGHRIEKNESLSPYLDAAVGVSFEDYVDEYLLPFLAFKDPAMTRERAVAASSLESIAPFLRESANIAVMTNADDPILTPDNFRFLERTFNGRLTLYPAGGHCGNIRYRDNVAAMLDFFRK, from the coding sequence ATGCATCGCGCCCTGTTATTATGCCTTTTCGTTCTGGCCGCCTTCGCGCCGGCCAGTGCCTACGAATATCCGTTCAAGAACCCTTACGAGGCCACCGTGCTCGGCACTCTGCCGCGGGACGAATTTCCGCTGGACTCCCTCCGGCCCGCCACGTTGCGCGACCTCAACCCGTTGAGCGATCTGGGAGTGGTGCGCGGAAGCGAGTTCCTGCTACATGAGCGTCCTGTGCCCGAAATCCTCTGGTATGACGACACCCTGCAGTACTCAGTGGCCCTGCAACGCAACGTCGCGCCGCTGCTGTTCATCATTGCCGGGACGGGCTCTTCCTACGACTCGGCCAACTGCCGCTTCCTGCAGGCGGTCTTCCATCGGGCCGGTTACCACGTGGTCAGCCTGTCCTCGCCGACGTATCCGAACTTTGTGGTCAGCGCGTCCACGACTCAGGTCCCGGGGTTCATTCCCCAGGACGTGGCTGACCTGTACCAGAGCATGGACGCCATCGTGAACGAAATTGGCCGCGACAGGATATCCTCCTACAACCTGACCGGTTACAGCCTCGGCGGAACACAGTCCGCTTTTCTGGCGGAGCTGGATACGCGCGAGAAGCGTTTCGGGTTCGACAGGGTGATGCTTCTCAATCCTGCGGTCAGCCTGCTGACTTCGGCCACCATCCTCGATCATCTGCTCTCCGACAACGTGGCCGACCGGACCGAGGCTGCAAGGGTCGTGGCCGATCTGGTCTCCGATCTTTCGGCGGCCTATCGCGACAGCGACGAGGTCAATTTCGGCGACGAATTTCTTTTTGCATTGCACGACAGCCGCTCCATTTCCGAAAAGGATCTCAAGATTCTCATCGGCGTGGCTTTTCGCGTCTCCCTTGCGTCCATGGTCTTTACCAGCGATGTCTGTACGGGGGCCGGTTACATCTCGCCCAGGGGGCACCGCATCGAGAAGAACGAATCCCTGTCCCCCTATCTTGATGCGGCCGTGGGCGTGAGTTTCGAGGATTATGTGGACGAGTATCTCTTGCCTTTTCTGGCCTTCAAGGATCCGGCCATGACCCGGGAACGGGCCGTGGCGGCCAGCAGCCTCGAATCCATAGCACCCTTTCTGCGCGAGTCCGCAAACATCGCGGTCATGACCAATGCCGACGACCCCATCCTGACCCCCGACAACTTCAGGTTCCTGGAACGCACATTCAATGGCCGCCTGACGCTCTATCCGGCAGGGGGGCACTGCGGCAATATCCGTTATCGGGACAACGTCGCGGCCATGCTCGATTTTTTTCGCAAGTGA
- the phoU gene encoding phosphate transport system regulatory protein PhoU, which yields MYTHLHEEIETLKLKVLKMVSLTEDAVQKAIQAYVDKDLYLAEEVQDGDVEVNRLEVEIDELALKLLALEQPVAGDLRFILGCMRISVDLERIADEAVNIAERSIMLSSRPPLPFHQDVLEMGTKALAMLRHAAQAFSFNNVDAALQVCQLDNEVDVLNHKNMRQVIEYMIHETPAIERSVHTIILVRRLERIGDLATNIAESVVFIAQGVNIKHKLYFDER from the coding sequence ATGTATACGCATTTGCATGAAGAAATCGAAACGTTGAAGCTCAAAGTGCTGAAGATGGTCTCCCTGACCGAGGACGCGGTTCAGAAAGCCATCCAGGCCTACGTGGACAAGGATTTGTACCTGGCCGAGGAGGTTCAGGACGGGGACGTGGAGGTCAATCGCCTGGAGGTCGAAATCGACGAGCTGGCGCTCAAGCTGCTGGCCCTGGAGCAGCCCGTGGCCGGGGACCTGCGTTTCATCCTCGGATGCATGCGCATCAGCGTCGACCTTGAACGCATTGCCGACGAGGCCGTGAATATCGCCGAGCGGTCCATCATGCTCAGCTCGCGGCCGCCGCTGCCGTTTCATCAGGACGTGCTGGAGATGGGCACCAAGGCCCTGGCCATGCTGCGTCATGCGGCTCAGGCGTTTTCCTTCAACAACGTGGATGCGGCCCTGCAGGTCTGCCAGTTGGACAACGAGGTCGACGTGCTGAACCACAAGAACATGCGTCAGGTCATTGAATACATGATCCATGAGACTCCGGCCATCGAGCGCTCCGTGCACACCATCATTCTCGTCCGCCGCCTTGAGCGCATCGGCGACCTGGCCACCAACATTGCAGAATCCGTGGTGTTCATCGCCCAAGGGGTGAACATAAAACACAAGCTTTATTTCGACGAGCGCTGA
- a CDS encoding phosphate ABC transporter ATP-binding protein: MTETVKISSRNLNFYYSDFHALQDISFDMLQHQATALIGPSGCGKSTFLRCINRMNDLIAGTRIEGALTMDGKDLNDSSHDVVVLRRRVGMVFQKPNPFPKSIYENVAYGLRVNGVKDREFIDARVEESLKLAALWDEVKDRLDQSGLSLSGGQQQRLCIARAMAVEPEVLLMDEPASALDPIATQKIEELIHELKNRFTIVIVTHSMQQAARVSDRTAFFYMGKLIEVGPTDKLFTRPENKQTEDYITGRFG; this comes from the coding sequence ATGACAGAAACGGTCAAGATTTCATCGCGAAATCTCAACTTCTATTATTCGGACTTTCACGCGCTTCAGGATATCAGTTTCGATATGCTGCAGCACCAGGCCACGGCCCTGATCGGGCCTTCGGGTTGCGGCAAGTCCACTTTTCTGCGTTGCATCAATCGCATGAACGATCTCATCGCCGGAACCCGCATCGAAGGTGCCTTGACCATGGACGGTAAGGACCTGAACGATTCCTCCCATGACGTGGTCGTTCTCCGGCGCCGGGTGGGCATGGTCTTCCAGAAGCCCAATCCCTTCCCCAAGAGCATCTACGAGAACGTGGCCTATGGATTGCGGGTCAACGGCGTCAAGGACCGGGAGTTCATCGACGCGCGGGTGGAAGAGAGCCTCAAGCTCGCCGCCCTGTGGGACGAGGTCAAGGATCGCTTGGACCAGTCGGGCCTCAGCCTTTCCGGCGGCCAGCAGCAGCGCCTGTGCATCGCACGGGCCATGGCCGTGGAACCCGAGGTGCTGCTCATGGACGAGCCCGCTTCGGCGCTGGACCCCATAGCCACCCAGAAGATCGAGGAGCTCATCCACGAACTCAAGAACAGATTCACCATCGTCATTGTCACGCACTCCATGCAGCAGGCCGCCCGTGTCTCCGATAGGACCGCCTTCTTCTACATGGGCAAGCTCATCGAGGTCGGCCCCACGGACAAGCTGTTCACCCGTCCGGAGAACAAGCAGACCGAAGACTACATCACCGGCCGTTTCGGTTGA
- a CDS encoding DNA-binding response regulator: MAHKIVVIEDEPDIANLLAFHLKSGGYDCFVARDGKKGLQLVQSERPDLVLLDLMLPGMSGTDVCKAVKGSPDCAHIPIIMLTARGDEVDRILGFELGADDYVIKPFSPRELMLRIKTVLRRNVNILPKVAHWQREGLVADFEAYTLLVDGIDAHLTPTEFNLFGEFVRNEGKVLSREQLLSNAWGYEFEGYSRTVDTHVRRLRKKLGPYADWLETVRGIGYRMKRENQVD, translated from the coding sequence ATGGCTCACAAGATTGTCGTCATTGAAGACGAACCGGATATCGCCAACCTTTTGGCCTTTCACCTCAAGTCGGGCGGATACGACTGTTTCGTGGCCCGGGACGGGAAAAAAGGTCTGCAGTTGGTCCAGTCCGAACGGCCGGACCTGGTGCTGCTGGATCTGATGCTGCCCGGCATGAGCGGCACGGACGTGTGCAAAGCCGTCAAGGGCAGTCCGGATTGCGCTCACATACCAATCATAATGCTCACCGCTCGGGGTGATGAAGTAGACCGCATCCTCGGTTTCGAGCTCGGCGCGGACGATTATGTCATAAAGCCGTTCAGTCCCCGGGAACTGATGCTGCGCATCAAGACAGTCCTGCGACGCAACGTGAACATCCTGCCCAAGGTCGCGCACTGGCAGCGCGAGGGGCTGGTGGCCGATTTCGAGGCGTATACGCTGCTTGTGGACGGGATTGACGCACACCTGACGCCGACGGAGTTCAACCTTTTCGGCGAATTCGTGCGCAACGAAGGCAAGGTGCTCTCCCGGGAGCAGCTCCTGAGCAACGCCTGGGGTTACGAGTTTGAAGGCTATTCGCGCACCGTGGATACCCATGTGCGGCGGCTGCGCAAGAAGCTTGGCCCCTATGCCGACTGGCTGGAGACTGTCCGGGGCATCGGCTATCGCATGAAACGTGAAAATCAGGTCGATTAG